The DNA region ATTGAAAGTTCTGAAGTCTTACATATGAACCATCCTGCAGGAAGCGGTCGGAAGCCCTTGCATTACCATTAGGATCACCGATCACAGGACGTGGAATATTGGTGTTTGTATTGGTAGGCGTCCAGAAGTTCAGCATGTCTGTGTGGTGGTTGTTATACTGTCCCAGCATCAGGTCGCGGTAGATACCATTGTATACTTTGTTGCCCGCACTTCCTTGCCAGAACATAGAAAAGTCGAACTGGCCATAGCCCAGCGAAAGGTTGAGACCGTAGTAGATATTAGGTATAGAACGCCCAAGGTAAATACGATCGTCATCGGTGATCTTTCCGTCTTTGTTGGTGTCCTGGAACTTCACATCACCAGGAGCTGCATTGATCTGCGTTGGCGATTTTGAAACATCGTCTGCATCACGGAAGATGCCGATCATTTTATAGCCATACAATTCACCTACAGAACGTCCTACTTCTGTTTTACTTGCAGCGCCATAGATAGGGTTATCATTAGGTCCTAATTTCAGCACCTTGTTATCCAGTGTGTGCACATTACCATTTACGCTATAGGTAAGTTTTCCTCTTGAGCCATGGTATTGCAGGCTCATCTCTACACCGGTGTTAAGCGTAGATGCCGCATTTGTTCTTACATCCCATGGAAATGAACCGATGGATAAAGAGATAGGTACACGTGCTAACAGATCTTCTGTTTTATTCCTGTAGTATTCAGCTGTGAAGATGAGCTTGTCTTGCAACAAACCCAGGTCAAGTGCCACGTTGGTTGTTTTCTTTCTTTCCCATTTCAAGCCCGGATCTACCAAAGAAACAACGGTTGCACCCGGAGCTAGCGTATTACCAAACAAGTAGCTGGCATTAGGGTTAATGAATGATTGGTATTCATAAAATTCAATGTCCTGGTTGCCCAACTCACCATATCCACCTCTCAGTTTCAATGAGCTGATAACAGTAGGAAGCTTGATGAACTTTTCGTTGTGAATATTCCATGCTGCAGCTACAGAAGAGAAGTTGCCCCAGCGCAGATCAGGGTTGAACCTAGAAGTTCCATCTCTACGGAAGTTAAAGGTGAGTAAGTAGCGACTGTCGAAGTTGTAGTTGGCTCTTCCAAAGAAAGAAGAAAGTGTAGCAGTACCTGAACCACTTGCCAGTGTTTTGGAAGCTGGATCTGCAATGGCACTGAACGTATAAAAATAAGGCTCTGGCAAACCTACGCCACTTGCATTGGTCCAGCTGTTCCTAAATTTCTGGAATGCCTGGCCGGCCAGCAGGTCTACTTTATGACGACCTTTTTGGAAGTTATAAGTAAGGGTGTTTTCTACCATAGAAGTTATGTCGGCACCTTTACCTTCAAACATGAACGACTGTGTGTTGATGTAGTACCAGCCGAGATCGTACGTTGGTTCAAAAGCAAAGTTCCTGAAGTCTGTACGGTCGTAGCTCAGGTTGATCTTATACTTCAGGTTCTTAATAGGCTCTATCTCGCCCCAGAAGTTTCCTAATGCCCTGTTGCGGTCACTGGTATTTTGCAGCAGGTTATTCATACCAATCACGTTCAGGCTAATGGCACGCTGTGTAGCATTGTCGCTTCCACCATAACCACGCAGCCTGTTAGGATCGTGAACCGGCATGGTAGGTATGGCTGTAACCAGGCTGGTAACAGCGCCACCAAATACAGCATGAAACTGCATTCCATTAAAAGGATTTACTTTCTCTGATTTTGTGTAAAAAATCTTTGAACCATAGCTGAAGATGCCTTTGCGGCCGGTAAGACCGGCATTAATTGTATAACGCTTATAGTTCTGAGGTCCGCGGTAAGTGCTGCTCTGGTCGAAATAACCAACGGAAGCATTGTATGCCGCAGACTCGTTACCGCCAGCAAACCGGATATTATGATCCTGGATGACACCGGTTTTGAAACCTTCTGCCTGCCAGTCAGTATTTACATTGTTGATGAAACGTGGGTTGGTAGGATCGTTTCCTGGTGCAATGGCTAATCCAGCATTTAGCTCAGCTGTATTAGTTATTTTTCTATAACCTGCAGCATCGGTAACAGATAGTTTTCGTGGCACATTCTGCACACCAGCATAGCCGGTATAATCTACTTTTAGTTCACCCACTTTAGCTTTTTTGGTAGTGATAACCACCACACCTGCATAGGCACGTACACCATAGATAGCGCCGGCAGATGCATCTTTCAACACCTGTATGCTTTCAATGTCGTTGGGAGAAAGATCAAAAGGATTGTTCATTTGAACACCATCTACAATGAACAACGGATTGTTGTTACCAAAGGTGCTGATACCCCTGATCTTCATCTGTACAAACCCTCCTGGCTCACCCGAACCATGTACAGTTACACCCGGCGCCTGCCCCTGTAGCATCCTGGCCACATCGTGTGTTACGGTCTTTTTTGCCTCACTTACGTTCACCACTGATACGGATCCGGTAAGGTCTTTTCTCCTTTGGGTTCCGTAACCAACCACTACTACATCATCCAGCAGGGATGCGGTAGGTTGCAATTGAACAGTGATGGCATTGTTTCCGCGCAAGGTCACTTCCTTCACTGTGAAGCCTACACCGCTAATGACCAGTGTAGCACCCGGGGCGGCTTCAATGGTAAATGAACCATCAGCAGCAGTATAGGTTCCTTGCTTTGAACCTTTAACTGTAACAGATGCTCCTTCTACGGGAACTGAGGCATCTGATAAAACAACCCCTTTAAATGTTTTTTTTGTGTTTTGCTGCGCATGAGCAGAAGGAATAACGAGCTGTGATAGCGTGATGAGGAGTAAGAAAATACAGCCATTCACTAGCCGTTTGCAAGGCAATGTTAGTTTCATAAGCATTAAATCGTTTAGTGGTAAATGCAGAATAAGCTACCGATGTGAAATTGGTCAGATCATTTCACATTACTTCTCCTTCTAGTGTCATTATTTCAACCGAAAGTCTCAATAAGCAAAAAGCCATAGATGAATTTTAAAACCAGCATGAGGTGCTATGGTCATTTCCCTAACTTTAACTCTACCAGAAACCTCACGATTGTCCATTCCCAAGACCATACTACAGGTAGTGATCATGCTGATGCTATGTAGCAGTGGATGGGCGCAGTCGTACTATTTCAAACATTTCCAGGTAGAGAATGGGTTATCTAACAACGCGGTTGTTTGTAGTATACAAGACAAACTTGGTTTCTTGTGGTTTGGCACCAAGGACGGGCTGAACAGGTTTGATGGTTATACTTTCAAAACTTTTAGAACCGATGCTAACAATCCCGGCAGCATCGGCAGCAACTTCATTCATACATTGTATGAAGACCCAAGGGAAATATGTGGGTGGGTACTGAAGCAGGTTTATATAAATACGATCCTAAGTCAGAAAGCTTTCACTTGCTTGATGTAAAGATCAATTTTACCGTGAACCAGCTGGTGGTTGACCAGGAAGAAAACCTATGGCTAACGTCGGGGTTAACGCTGTATAAATACTCTTTCAACAAAAAGACATTAACCCCTTACGCACCTCAGCAATATTTTGAAGCTACAGCAATATGCACAGCGCCAGGTGGAACTTTATGGGTTTCTACCTCTAATGGTTACCTGGCAAGGTATGAGCGCGCAACCAACAGTTTCACCACTTTCGATCTTTTTCCGAATTCAAAGGCTACGTACAAGTGGATACAAAAAATAAAGGCTACAGGTAACGGTGAAATACTAGTGGGTACTGGTAACGCAGGTGTTAAGGTTTTTGATACGCGCAGGCTTAGCCACTACAATCTTGATCTAAATATTACCAACAGCGTCGATTTGTTTGTCAGGGACTTTTTAGAAACATCGACCAATGAATTATGGATAGGAACCGAGGCAGGCATATTTATCTATAACAGGCAGACCAAAAGCACAGTCAACCTAAAGAAACGTTACAACGATCCGTACACCATTTCTGACAATGCCATATATACATTTTGCAGGGACAAAGAAGGTGGTATATGGGCAGGTACATACTTCGGCGGCATCAACTATTATCCATCTCCTTTTACTCCATTTAAAAAAGACATTCCGCGTATCGGCGAAAATTCTTTGAGCGGAAATGTGATAAGGGAAATAACAGAAGATAAGTTTGGAAACCTGTGGATTGGTACTGAAGATGCAGGCTTGAACAAGCTGGATAAAGTAACAGGGAAGTATATAAACTATACAGCTTCAGGCGCCAGTGATGCATTGTCTTATTCTAATATTCATGGACTGCTGGCCACAGGCAATGAACTATGGATAGGAACATTTGAACATGGCCTGGATATACTGGATATAAGAACAGGAAAAGTGGTACGGCATTATGGCGCATCCGCCGGAAGCTCGCTCAAAAGCAACTTCATTTATACGATATACCAGGCACCAGGTGGTGAGATAATGATAGGCACCACTATTGGTATTTATGTATACAATGCTGCTAAAAAAGATTTTGAAGCAATGCCTGGTATGCCGCTGTACAATTGGTATACATCTATTGTAAAAGATGCAAATGGCATAATATGGTCGGGCACGTATGGCAACGGCATAAACTACTATGACAGCAAAACCGGCCATACAGGAAACTTCCGGTTTAGTGCTACAGACGGCAATAGCTTAAGCAGCGACCGCGTCAATTCTATTTTCGAGGACAAGGACCATGCTCTATGGTTTGCTACGGAAGATGGTTTGTGTAAATGGAATCCAGCTAAGAAAAATTTTAACCGTTACACCACCGACAATGGCTTACCCAGCAACTTTATCATTAGCATCTTACAAGATGATGATAAGAAGCTCTGGATAAGTACAACCAAAGGACTTGTATCCTTTGATCCGTCGGTGGAAAAAATACAGGTCTTCACAAGTGCCAATGGTTTGATATCTGACCAGTTCAATTTCAGCTCAGCTTACAAAGACGCTGGCGGAAGAATGTACTTCGGTAGTGCCAAAGGCATGATCTCTTTTCATCCTAGAGAGTTTCGGCACAACACCTATGATCCACCTGTGTATATCACAGGCTTCCAGGTAAACCATAAAGATCTTGCTGTAGAAGCGGAGCAATCGCCGCTGAAGAGTGCCATCAGTTTCACTGAAAAAATAAAGCTTGATTACGATCAATCAACCTTCAGCATCGACTTTGCTGCACTAAGTTTTACAGCACCTGAAATGCTGGAGTATGCTTACAAACTACAAGGGCTCAACAATGATTGGACATACCTGAAGACCAACCGTAAAGTTTACTTTACTAAGCTGGCACCCGGCAGGTATACGTTTATGGTGCGCGCCAGGAATAGCAGCGGTGTATGGAGTAAAGATGACACTCGACTTGTGATAGAAGTGCTACCGCCGTGGTGGGCGAACAACTGGGCCTATGCGGCTTATGCATTGGCTATTTTAACGATCATCTTTTACCTGCTATATAGCTATCACAAAACCACAGAAGAGAAAAACAGGAGGAAGATAGAGCTGCTTGAGATAGCAAAAGAGAAAGAGATCTTCACGGCTAAAATTGATTTTTTTACCAATGTAGCACATGAGATACGCACACCGCTAACACTGATAAAAGGGCCACTAAAAAAAGTGATACGAATAGCTGGTGGAATAGAGGAGTTACAAAAAAGTCTAAGCATCATGGAGCGCAATACCGACAGGTTGGTTGATCTTACCAACCAGCTGCTCGATTTCAGGCAAACAGAGATCAATGGATTTGGACTTTCCTTTGTTCATTATAACATCAACGAATTGCTGCACGATGCCTTTCAAAGCTTTACGGAGCTGGCGGAAGAAAAAGATCTTCAGTTTAATATCCACCTGCCTGCTGAACCGGTATACGCATATATAGACGCAGAAGGCATGAACAAGATCGTTTACAACTTATATGGTAACGCGGTAAAATATGCTTGCAGTAAGATTGACGTCCGGTTATTTCCCCATCCCACCGATGAGGCTTACTTTGTTGTACAGGTAGCGAATGACGGGTACATCATTCCGCCAGAACTAAAAGACAAAGTGTTCGAACCATTTTTCCGAATAAAAGAAACAGATCATATCAAAGGCACCGGTATAGGCCTTGCACTTTCCAGGACATTGGCACAGCTTCACAAAGGCGAGCTGGTACTGGAAGATCCACAGGATGGGATGAATATCTTTCAAATGGTATTACCTTACCACCAGCAGATAGAGTTCAACCTTTCTGCTGATAAAAAAATTAGAAAAAGAGCAGATGAAACCGAACATATTGGTAGTTGATGACAACGAGGATATCCTGGAATTTTTGAGCGATGAGCTGAACGAGAAATACCAGGTGACCACTGCACTTAATGGCAACGCTGCTTTAGCTGTTATGAAAGAAGCCGCTATCCAACTTGTGGTAAGCGATGTGATGATGCCTGAAGTAGATGGCTTTGAATTATGTAAAAAGATCAAATCTGACTTTGAACATTGTCATGTGCCAGTGATACTACTCACCGCTAAGAACACTTTACAATCTAAGATACAAGGGCTTGAACATGGCGCCGATGCCTATATAGAAAAGCCGTTCGATATAGAATACCTGGCGGTGCAGATAGCAACGCTTATCTCTAATCGTAATAAGGTAAGAGAGTACTTTATCCAGTCGCCATTGGTGCATATAAAGAGCATTGCCCACTCCAAGTCCGATGAACTGTTTCTTGAAAACTTAAACCAGGTAATTTTTGACAACCTGGATGAGCCAGAGCTGGATGTAGACAACCTGGCAAAGTACATGAATATGAGCCGGCCAACGCTTTTCAGGAAGATCAAGCTGGTGGCAGATCTTACACCACATGAACTTATCAATCTTACCCGCTTACGTAAAGCAGCAGAACTGCTGGCTGAAGGCGATTACAAGATCTACGAGATTTCAAACATGGTAGGGTATAACTCGCAGACGATCTTCGGTAGAAACTTCTTTAAGCAGTTTGGCTGTACACCTACAGAATACCAGAAGAAAAACCAGGCAGTAAAAAAATGATACTTTAAATTCTTTGTGTCTACTGCACCGCCAGTTTCCTTGCTTGGCTTACATTAGAGGAATCAAAGGTTGTTACCAGTAAGAAAACAAGCAAACAACCGGCACATACTATACAGGAACGAGGGGAAAAGAAACAGTTTGAAAACAGATAACCAGGAATAGATTTCAATGACAACCGAAACCCACAGCAAAGCAGCCAGCGCCTTTCTGCAAGACGAGGAGCGCAGCAAGTGGCACGATGATACGCTATGGTTTGTGCGTGCAAAGCGAGATAAAGCGGCTAACAAATTACCGGGATGGGAAGCATTGCGTGATGCAGCAGCAGCCATCAAAGAGCATACACTTTCCAGGCTTGATGAATACCTGGAAGAATTTGAAGCCAATGCCATTGCTAATGGTGTAAAAGTGCATTGGGCCAATGATGCAGCAGAACACAATTCCATTATCTATTCTATACTCCAGGAAAATAATGCGAAGCGGGTTGTAAAGAGCAAGTCGATGCTTACGGAGGAATGTGCTTTAAACCCATACCTGCAATCAAAAGGAGTAGAGGTAGTAGACACCGACCTGGGTGAATTCATTGTTCAACTACGTGATGAGCATCCAAGTCATATTGTACTTCCTGCCATTCACCTGAAGAAGCAGGATGTAAGCGATACTTTTCATCAGCATCTTCACACAGAAAAAAATAATAAAGACGAGGTATACCTGACACGTGCAGCCCGCAGTTTTTTGCGTGAGAAATATCTTACAGCAGATGCCGCTATTACAGGTGTCAATTTTGCCATTGCAGAAACGGGCGGTATTGTAGTATGTACCAATGAAGGCAATGCAGATTTTGGCGCTAATGCTAACAAGGTTCACATCGCCTGTATGGGTTTTGAAAAGCTTATTCCAAAGCTTGATCACTTATCTGTTTTTTTAAGATTACTTGCACGTAGTGCTACAGGCCAGCCAATCACTACTTATTCAAGCCATTTTAGAAAGCCAAAGCAAGGGCAACAAATGCACTTGGTGATAGTGAACAATGGCCGTGCAAATCAATTGAGTAAACCTGCATTTCGCAACTCATTAAAATGTATTCGTTGCGCAGCTTGTTTTAATACCTGCCCTGTTTATAGAAGAAGCGGCGGACATAGTTACCATACATCTATTGCTGGTCCTATAGGTAGCATACTTGCACCAAATATGGATATGCGCAAAAATGCCGACCTGCCTTTTGCCTCTACCTTATGCGGCTCATGCACCAATGTATGCCCGGTAAAAATTAATATTCACGAACAGCTGTACGCATGGCGGCAGGTGCTTATGAAAGAAGGATATGGTGGCGCAGCCAAAACTGCTGCTATGAAATCTATGTCTGTTGTTCTTTCTAATCCTAAACTATATAGGGTAAGTGGATCCGTTGGCCGCAGTGTAATGCGTCTTGCACCATGGTCGGTAAATAATAAGCTGAACCCATGGTATAAGCAACGCGATCTTCCTGAACCACCTAAACAAAGCTTCAGAGACTGGTACCTGAAAAACAAAACCAATGAGTAGCAGGCAGCAAATATTAGCAGCTATCAAAGCAGCACGTCCCGAACCTACGCCACTTCCTGCAATGGATTTTGCAGGAGATAAAAATGGAATGCTGGAAGAGTACATCACCACCCTTACAGGCATAGGAGGAAATTGTATTGTAGCGGAAGACCTGCAAGTAGTGAATGATCACATTGCTGATCAGCTTGCTGCGGGAAAGCAGGTTGTGCAAACAATAGATACATTGGCAGCTTACAATGCCGAAGCCTTCAAAGATGCAACTGCCCTTGCGCTCGAAACGGTAGATACAGCTTATGTAAAAGGAGAATTAGCGGTAGCAGAAAATGGTGCTGTATATGTTCCTGAGAAGAATATGCTGCACAGGGTATTACCATTTATCTGCCAGCATCTTGTTTTTGTAGTAAATGAAAAGCAACTGGTACCTACTATGCACGAAGCCTATGCTACCAACATCATGAATGGAGATGACTATGGTGTTTTTATAGCGGGTCCATCTAAAACAGCTGATATAGAACAGTCGCTGGTGATAGGTGCGCATGGTCCCTTAAATCTTACCGTTTTTATGGTACAAGACAATAAAGGCAGCTAAACCATTTGCACTTACTACAACACCTGTTGTTTATATTTATTAATAAACCGAAACAAAACCCATAAGATTCTAATGAAGCAATTAATTGCATGTTTATTGTTGGCAACCGCTATTGGTGGACTAACATCTTGTAAAGATCAAAAAGGAACTACCATGAATGAAGAAAAAGCAAAAGCAGGTATAACAAGTAAAGATTGGGGCGAAGCCGATGGGAAGAAGGTAATGCTGTACACGCTTACCAACAACAGCGGCATGGAAGTAAAGATCACCAACTATGGCGGCATTGTTACCTCGTGGATGGCACCGGGTAAAGATGGTTCCAATGCTAATATCGTTCTTGGCTTCGATGACCTGCAAGGCTATATGGCGCCACCACCATATTTTGGAGCTATCATTGGTCGCTATGGCAATAGGATATCAAAAGGAAAATTTTCTATAGACGGACAGGAATATACTCTTGCAACAAACAATGGTCAAAACCACTTACATGGCGGTGACAAAGGCTTTGATAAAGTAGTATGGGATGCAGCACCTGTAAATGAAAATGAACCGGCTCTCACACTTACTTACCTGAGTAAAGATGGTGAAGAAGGTTATCCGGGAAACTTAAAAGTAACTGTGAAATATACTTTGACAGATGCCAACGAGCTGTTGATAGAATATGATGCAGAAACAGATAAAGCTACTCCTGTTAATCTCACCAATCATAGCTATTTCAATCTTTCAGGCGATCATACCACTGGTATATTGAATCACTCGCTGATGATAGATGCAGATAAATATACTCCCGTAGATACTACACTTATACCTACTGGAGAATTAAAAGATGTAACTGGGACTCCTTTTGATTTCAGGCAATTCAAACAAATAGGAGCAGACATAGCAAAAGTAGAAGGTGGCTACGATCACAATTGGGTATTGAACAGGAAAGGAAGTGACCTGCAACGTGTAGCCGTTCTTTCAGATGCAGCAAGCGGACGCCAGTTAGAAGTTCATACCACTGAGCCTGGAATCCAATTCTACTCTGGTAACTTCTTAGATGGCACACTATCAACCAGTAATGGTAAGGCTATCAACAAACACGCAGCGCTATGTTTAGAAACGCAGCACTTTCCTGACTCGCCTAATCAACCATCTTTCCCAACCACTATACTAAAGCCGGGCGAGAAGTATCATACAGTTACTAAGTACGTGGTAACAGTAGCGAAATAGACTACTTCTAAAATAATGATTAAAGAAGCCGGCTTTCTGCCGGCTTTTTTTGTAGAACAGTGAGAGAAAAACTTTGGTTCTCAGGTTCAACTTTTTGTGCTTGTTTTTGTTTGGTTTTAGCAATCATGTCCATAAAACCTTAATATCTAAACAGAAGGTTTGGATGGTACTGAGGAATGCTTTTTTAGTATAAGGCATTTGCTAATCTACCCATGAGAAACTTATGTTGAACACTTTTACTATTGACATCGTACCTGGTAATGATGAGCAGCGATTAGATGCACTTTACCGGTATAAAATATTAGATGCGCCTTCAGAAGAATCCTTCAACAACCTAACTCAAATTATTGCTGATGTTTTTGATGTGCCCATTGCCCTGATCTCACTTGTAGATAAAGAGCGTGTGGTATTTAAAGGTAATGTAGGTATGCCCGGCGTGAAGAATGTAGACCGCGGCTTAAGCTTGTGCTCACTGGCTGTTTTATCCGATGGGCCAACTATTATAAATAATACTTTAGAAGATCCATGCTTGCTTATGAACCCGCTGGTACATGGCGATTTTGGACTCAGGTTTTATGCCGGTGCACCACTGGTTACGCCTGATGGTTTCAACATAGGAACAGTTTGCATAGTAGATAAGAAGCCACGCAATTTCACAGATCGTGAACAGGAAAGACTACAAAGATTTGCCTCAACCGTTATGCACGAAATAGAATTGCGACTTGGTGCACGGCAGCAGGCAGAGGCTGAACAGGAGGTAAGACAAAAGAATATAGAGCTTAATGATCTTAATAAGGAGCTGCGGTTCCTGATGGATACCATTCCACAGCTAACATGGTCAACAAATGCTGAAGGTGAAATAGATTTTGTAAACAACGGCTGGATGGACTACACAGGCCTTCGCTTCGAAGATCTTTTAGGTAATGGTTGGCTGCAGACTATTCATCCATTAGATCAACAGGAAGTAAACAAGATCTGGAAAAGTGCAGTTGCATCAGGAAGTAATTATGAAGTTCAGTATCGCTTACGTAAAAGCGATGGCAGCTACAGGTGGTTCTTAGCCAGGGGCAACGCCATGAAAGACAGCAATGGGAAAATATTGAAGTGGTATGGCACAACTACAGATATTCATGATCAGAAGAATGCAGAGGAGGTGCTTGAAAAAAGAGTGCAGGAAAGAACAGCTGAGATAGAACTGCAGAAGACTCTATTGAATAATATTCTTACCAACTCGCCCAGCGGAATAGTTGTGTATATGCCTGTTCGCAATAACACCGGTGAGGTAACAGACTTTACATGTGTGCTGGCAAACCAGGCTGCGGAGCAATTTACCGAAATACCCAATGAGTGGCGGATGACCAAGACGCTATTGCAAATCGCGCCGCAACTAAAGGAGTCTCCACTGTTTCAAATGGCAGTTACCGCCTTAGAACAAGGAAAAGATTTCCAGGCTGAGTATTATAATGAGCCGATCAAAAAATGGTTTTCGCTTTCGGTGGTAAAAATGGATGATGACCACCTGATCAATGTATTTTCAGATATAACGTCAAGGAAGGAAACACAGCTACAGCTAGAGCATACCGTAGAAGAACTAAAAAGATCGAATGATGAGTTGGAACAATTTGCCTACGTGGCTTCGCACGACCTGCAGGAGCCGCTGCGGAAGATCCGGTTTTTCAACAATATGATCTCGGAAAAAGTGGTGCTGCAGAATGATGCGGTACGTTACATTTCTAAAGTAGAAGAATCAGCCAGCCGCATGTCTGCTCTTATCATCAACCTGCTCGAATATTCCAGGCTAAACCAGTCGGGCAAGCAGTTTGAAAAAGTAGATCTTACAACGGTGGTTAAAAGAGTGGTCT from Aridibaculum aurantiacum includes:
- a CDS encoding ligand-binding sensor domain-containing protein, whose translation is MSIPKTILQVVIMLMLCSSGWAQSYYFKHFQVENGLSNNAVVCSIQDKLGFLWFGTKDGLNRFDGYTFKTFRTDANNPGSIGSNFIHTLYEDPREICGWVLKQVYINTILSQKAFTCLM
- a CDS encoding ligand-binding sensor domain-containing protein, with protein sequence MWVGTEAGLYKYDPKSESFHLLDVKINFTVNQLVVDQEENLWLTSGLTLYKYSFNKKTLTPYAPQQYFEATAICTAPGGTLWVSTSNGYLARYERATNSFTTFDLFPNSKATYKWIQKIKATGNGEILVGTGNAGVKVFDTRRLSHYNLDLNITNSVDLFVRDFLETSTNELWIGTEAGIFIYNRQTKSTVNLKKRYNDPYTISDNAIYTFCRDKEGGIWAGTYFGGINYYPSPFTPFKKDIPRIGENSLSGNVIREITEDKFGNLWIGTEDAGLNKLDKVTGKYINYTASGASDALSYSNIHGLLATGNELWIGTFEHGLDILDIRTGKVVRHYGASAGSSLKSNFIYTIYQAPGGEIMIGTTIGIYVYNAAKKDFEAMPGMPLYNWYTSIVKDANGIIWSGTYGNGINYYDSKTGHTGNFRFSATDGNSLSSDRVNSIFEDKDHALWFATEDGLCKWNPAKKNFNRYTTDNGLPSNFIISILQDDDKKLWISTTKGLVSFDPSVEKIQVFTSANGLISDQFNFSSAYKDAGGRMYFGSAKGMISFHPREFRHNTYDPPVYITGFQVNHKDLAVEAEQSPLKSAISFTEKIKLDYDQSTFSIDFAALSFTAPEMLEYAYKLQGLNNDWTYLKTNRKVYFTKLAPGRYTFMVRARNSSGVWSKDDTRLVIEVLPPWWANNWAYAAYALAILTIIFYLLYSYHKTTEEKNRRKIELLEIAKEKEIFTAKIDFFTNVAHEIRTPLTLIKGPLKKVIRIAGGIEELQKSLSIMERNTDRLVDLTNQLLDFRQTEINGFGLSFVHYNINELLHDAFQSFTELAEEKDLQFNIHLPAEPVYAYIDAEGMNKIVYNLYGNAVKYACSKIDVRLFPHPTDEAYFVVQVANDGYIIPPELKDKVFEPFFRIKETDHIKGTGIGLALSRTLAQLHKGELVLEDPQDGMNIFQMVLPYHQQIEFNLSADKKIRKRADETEHIGS
- a CDS encoding response regulator transcription factor, with the translated sequence MKPNILVVDDNEDILEFLSDELNEKYQVTTALNGNAALAVMKEAAIQLVVSDVMMPEVDGFELCKKIKSDFEHCHVPVILLTAKNTLQSKIQGLEHGADAYIEKPFDIEYLAVQIATLISNRNKVREYFIQSPLVHIKSIAHSKSDELFLENLNQVIFDNLDEPELDVDNLAKYMNMSRPTLFRKIKLVADLTPHELINLTRLRKAAELLAEGDYKIYEISNMVGYNSQTIFGRNFFKQFGCTPTEYQKKNQAVKK
- a CDS encoding SusC/RagA family TonB-linked outer membrane protein, whose product is MKLTLPCKRLVNGCIFLLLITLSQLVIPSAHAQQNTKKTFKGVVLSDASVPVEGASVTVKGSKQGTYTAADGSFTIEAAPGATLVISGVGFTVKEVTLRGNNAITVQLQPTASLLDDVVVVGYGTQRRKDLTGSVSVVNVSEAKKTVTHDVARMLQGQAPGVTVHGSGEPGGFVQMKIRGISTFGNNNPLFIVDGVQMNNPFDLSPNDIESIQVLKDASAGAIYGVRAYAGVVVITTKKAKVGELKVDYTGYAGVQNVPRKLSVTDAAGYRKITNTAELNAGLAIAPGNDPTNPRFINNVNTDWQAEGFKTGVIQDHNIRFAGGNESAAYNASVGYFDQSSTYRGPQNYKRYTINAGLTGRKGIFSYGSKIFYTKSEKVNPFNGMQFHAVFGGAVTSLVTAIPTMPVHDPNRLRGYGGSDNATQRAISLNVIGMNNLLQNTSDRNRALGNFWGEIEPIKNLKYKINLSYDRTDFRNFAFEPTYDLGWYYINTQSFMFEGKGADITSMVENTLTYNFQKGRHKVDLLAGQAFQKFRNSWTNASGVGLPEPYFYTFSAIADPASKTLASGSGTATLSSFFGRANYNFDSRYLLTFNFRRDGTSRFNPDLRWGNFSSVAAAWNIHNEKFIKLPTVISSLKLRGGYGELGNQDIEFYEYQSFINPNASYLFGNTLAPGATVVSLVDPGLKWERKKTTNVALDLGLLQDKLIFTAEYYRNKTEDLLARVPISLSIGSFPWDVRTNAASTLNTGVEMSLQYHGSRGKLTYSVNGNVHTLDNKVLKLGPNDNPIYGAASKTEVGRSVGELYGYKMIGIFRDADDVSKSPTQINAAPGDVKFQDTNKDGKITDDDRIYLGRSIPNIYYGLNLSLGYGQFDFSMFWQGSAGNKVYNGIYRDLMLGQYNNHHTDMLNFWTPTNTNTNIPRPVIGDPNGNARASDRFLQDGSYVRLQNFQLGYTVNVSKLRIHRTVKNARFYVSGQNVVTFTKYKGYDPDFMSDGLFSRGFDIGSFPNPRTITVGAQLSF
- a CDS encoding lactate utilization protein B, whose translation is MTTETHSKAASAFLQDEERSKWHDDTLWFVRAKRDKAANKLPGWEALRDAAAAIKEHTLSRLDEYLEEFEANAIANGVKVHWANDAAEHNSIIYSILQENNAKRVVKSKSMLTEECALNPYLQSKGVEVVDTDLGEFIVQLRDEHPSHIVLPAIHLKKQDVSDTFHQHLHTEKNNKDEVYLTRAARSFLREKYLTADAAITGVNFAIAETGGIVVCTNEGNADFGANANKVHIACMGFEKLIPKLDHLSVFLRLLARSATGQPITTYSSHFRKPKQGQQMHLVIVNNGRANQLSKPAFRNSLKCIRCAACFNTCPVYRRSGGHSYHTSIAGPIGSILAPNMDMRKNADLPFASTLCGSCTNVCPVKINIHEQLYAWRQVLMKEGYGGAAKTAAMKSMSVVLSNPKLYRVSGSVGRSVMRLAPWSVNNKLNPWYKQRDLPEPPKQSFRDWYLKNKTNE
- a CDS encoding aldose epimerase family protein, with product MKQLIACLLLATAIGGLTSCKDQKGTTMNEEKAKAGITSKDWGEADGKKVMLYTLTNNSGMEVKITNYGGIVTSWMAPGKDGSNANIVLGFDDLQGYMAPPPYFGAIIGRYGNRISKGKFSIDGQEYTLATNNGQNHLHGGDKGFDKVVWDAAPVNENEPALTLTYLSKDGEEGYPGNLKVTVKYTLTDANELLIEYDAETDKATPVNLTNHSYFNLSGDHTTGILNHSLMIDADKYTPVDTTLIPTGELKDVTGTPFDFRQFKQIGADIAKVEGGYDHNWVLNRKGSDLQRVAVLSDAASGRQLEVHTTEPGIQFYSGNFLDGTLSTSNGKAINKHAALCLETQHFPDSPNQPSFPTTILKPGEKYHTVTKYVVTVAK
- a CDS encoding LutC/YkgG family protein — its product is MSSRQQILAAIKAARPEPTPLPAMDFAGDKNGMLEEYITTLTGIGGNCIVAEDLQVVNDHIADQLAAGKQVVQTIDTLAAYNAEAFKDATALALETVDTAYVKGELAVAENGAVYVPEKNMLHRVLPFICQHLVFVVNEKQLVPTMHEAYATNIMNGDDYGVFIAGPSKTADIEQSLVIGAHGPLNLTVFMVQDNKGS